The proteins below are encoded in one region of Sulfitobacter sp. W027:
- a CDS encoding ImmA/IrrE family metallo-endopeptidase, with translation MKEANRLTRLWQDHGPNTYPLDISKLIDGALQNSDFGGELKTKIGSYDSFEGCLVKTKNTDKWTILLNSEIENKRRQRFTYAHELGHFMCHRGLRDRFEDSDDTLNDFRDKIETEANVFASWLLMPANLLRGEFSGIGWNTDSLCEIGNRFECSLQATALRFVGLSSKPVAFIVSRDGMVVWGSKSKSAPYMTAFCFGDELPKASHALTAHLNGGTCALPQDSGLAWNEFRSAKESQYFDYSGRGYQYTCIEFVG, from the coding sequence ATGAAGGAGGCCAACCGCCTTACAAGGCTCTGGCAGGACCACGGCCCGAACACTTACCCACTGGATATTTCAAAGCTCATTGATGGCGCACTTCAAAACAGCGATTTTGGCGGCGAACTGAAAACCAAGATAGGCAGCTACGATTCCTTCGAAGGGTGTCTTGTTAAAACAAAGAACACTGACAAGTGGACGATTTTGCTGAACTCGGAAATCGAGAACAAGCGGCGTCAACGGTTCACATATGCCCATGAGCTGGGACACTTCATGTGCCATCGGGGTTTGCGGGATCGTTTCGAAGACAGCGATGATACCCTGAACGATTTCAGGGATAAGATAGAAACCGAGGCCAACGTGTTTGCGTCGTGGCTACTTATGCCTGCCAACCTTCTCAGAGGTGAGTTTAGCGGTATTGGCTGGAATACAGATTCCCTGTGCGAGATAGGAAACCGTTTCGAGTGCTCACTCCAGGCGACTGCTTTGCGATTTGTTGGGCTGTCCAGCAAGCCGGTTGCATTTATCGTATCGCGCGATGGAATGGTCGTCTGGGGCAGCAAAAGTAAATCAGCTCCGTATATGACAGCGTTTTGCTTTGGAGATGAACTACCCAAGGCGTCTCACGCTCTTACAGCCCACCTCAATGGTGGAACCTGTGCATTGCCGCAGGATTCCGGCTTGGCTTGGAATGAGTTTCGAAGCGCGAAGGAGAGCCAATACTTTGATTATTCCGGGCGGGGATATCAGTACACCTGCATTGAGTTTGTTGGATAG
- a CDS encoding helix-turn-helix domain-containing protein, with translation MSEKFGEKLRKIRTSKNMTQEELATVLGSSKAYVWQLENKKNAKPSAELLLKIANHFGASPEFFLDDTQDEPSDRQIEDAFFRKFHKLSENDKRTIERIVSGFDDDD, from the coding sequence ATGTCAGAAAAATTTGGCGAAAAGCTCAGAAAAATCCGAACATCCAAGAACATGACACAGGAGGAGCTGGCGACGGTCCTTGGGTCTTCAAAGGCATATGTCTGGCAACTCGAAAACAAGAAGAATGCCAAGCCGTCCGCTGAGTTGTTGCTAAAAATCGCAAATCATTTTGGGGCGTCGCCAGAGTTCTTCTTGGACGATACGCAAGACGAGCCTTCTGACCGACAAATCGAGGATGCCTTTTTCAGAAAATTCCATAAGCTGTCTGAGAATGACAAGCGCACGATTGAGAGGATAGTTTCAGGTTTTGACGACGACGATTAG
- a CDS encoding DUF3892 domain-containing protein: MADRKVTASGKDKDDDITTLCKSGEAWSPRLKADAIRDIENGTHTYYVQQAGTSRVDITVVNGTTGKYLRSTADKSSSNNLDNLPDC; this comes from the coding sequence ATGGCTGACAGAAAAGTTACCGCGTCGGGAAAAGACAAGGACGACGACATCACCACGCTTTGCAAATCGGGCGAGGCATGGTCCCCACGGCTGAAGGCTGACGCGATCCGCGATATCGAAAACGGCACGCATACCTACTACGTCCAGCAGGCTGGCACGTCCCGTGTCGACATCACCGTGGTGAACGGAACGACCGGCAAATACCTCCGCTCGACCGCCGATAAGTCGTCGAGCAACAACTTGGACAATCTCCCTGATTGCTAA